The Rosa chinensis cultivar Old Blush chromosome 7, RchiOBHm-V2, whole genome shotgun sequence DNA segment catcaCACTTCTCATTTACTTCCATTGTATATGCCAGCTctgctcatatatatatatagacacacatacatacacatACAAATAAAGATCATTTAGTTGAGTAGCAAGGTTCTAAAAGGAATCATTTGCCTAAAAACAAAAGCATAAATTTTGGTAGATACTATGGGGAGCAGAGAAGGACATTTACCTGGTGCAACATATCCGTAAGTTCCTGCAAGGGCAGTCCAATTAGTTGAGTTTGGATTTAAAAACTTAGCGGTGCCAAAGTCTGAAACATAGGCCCCATATTCAGAATCCAACAAAATATTCTTGCTTGATATGTCCCGGTGCACAATTGGTGGCAAGCACTCATGGTGCATGTAACACAGGGCATGAGCTACACCTTTAACAATATTCACCCTTTTACTCCACCACAGTTCTTTAGCTTCCTCATCTTTGGTCAACACTGTGGCCAAACTACCCTTTTCAAGATACTCATACACCAAAAATGAGTGTCGCCTATGTGAACAGAAACCATAAAGCTTCACAATATTTCGGTGTCGCATCTCAGTTAGTGCCCTGATTTCATTCAAGAATTCATTTTGAAGATTCTCATCATCATCGCATAACAGATGGAGTTTCTTCACAGCTACTGTGTTAGCATTTGACAAAGTTACTTTGTAGACAGTTCCATGTTCTCCCTTCCCTATGCAATACATAGAATCAAAATCTTTTGTTGCCCTTACAATTTTCTCATACATCGTCTTCCCATCAAACTTCAATATCGAAAAAGAAATTTCGACATCcatgtttttttcttctagttGCTGatgcttctttttcctttttgctaCAAAAGCAAATATAAAGGCTAGAAGTGCAATTTCTCCAAGAACAAGGAAGATCACCAGAAGTACAAGTTTATGGTCCTTTTTTGGGCTTTTATTTTTGCAGAGCTGCAAAAAACTTAAGTTGCCACACAAGCCGTTGTTGCCTTGCAATGCTTCTGCAGGAGCAGCTTGAAATGCTTTGATGTTGGGAAGTGGACCTTCCAAGTGATTGTAGGATATGTCAACATACGTTAGCCCATGCATGTCTTCCATACTTGTTGGAATGAAACTAGAAAGATTGTTGTGGGATATATTAAGTATCTCCAGACTCTGCATTTTGCTAATAGCTGATGTTATATGACCTTCAAGTGCGTTAGAACTCAAATCTAGTTGGGACAGCTGAATTAACTTCCCCAGCTGAAATGGAATTACTTGACCGAACATGTTGTTGCTCAAATTCAAGTAATATAACTTGACAAAGTCACCTACAAAGCTTGGAATTGAATCATTGAATTTATTTGCTGATAGATCAAGATATTCTAGATCAATCAATGATTTCAACTCTAAAGGGACACGACCTGAAAGTTGATTGCCATCCAACATCAGTTTCACCATTAAAGCTAATCCCCCAAACTCCTTTGGAATTTTCCCGACTAAACCATTTGATGAAAGATCCAGCTCATGAATTTGGGTTGCGTTTCCAATCTCAGCTGGTATAGAACCAGTAAATTTATTTCCGGCTAGTCGTAGGGTTGTTAAATTTGGACAAAATCCCCAATTTTGTGAGATTTCTCCATAAAGTTGATTGTTGCTCacatcaataaaattgagactAGGATAAACACCAAAGTCTTCAGATATGTTGCCTATCAATTGGTTCCCTTCAAGACGGACTCTGAATAAGCTTGTGCAGTTTTTCAAGCTCTTTGGGATTGGGCCAATTAGATGGTTGTTATGTGCTGTAAAGCGTATAAGAGATCTAGCTCGGCAAATGTTCTGTGGCAAATAACCCGAAAAGTGGTTGTTATCTAGATCCAATACTGTCAATTTTTGGGTATTCCCTAGGTTTTGAGGGATGAAGCCAGAAAGCTGGTTGCCAAAGAGGTATAAATTTTTCAAGTTATGCAAGTCACCGAATGTTTTTGGAATTGAACCACTGAGTTGATTGGTGTTCAACTGTAAAGCTACCAAAGATTTCATGTTCCCTAGATCTTTTGGGATGGTGCCAGAGAGGTTGTTTGAATGGAGATAAAGTGTCATAAGGTTGGTCAAATCACCTAATGTTGTCGGAATTGAACCACTGAGTTGATTGGTGCTCAACTGTAGATTCACCAAAGATTTCAGGTTCCCTAACTCTTTTGGAATTGTACCAGAGAGATTATTTGAATAAAGATAAAGAGTCGTAAGGTTGGTCAAATCACCCAATGCTGTCGGAATTGAACCACTGAGTTGATTGTTGCTCAATTGTAGATTCACCAAAGATTTCAGGTTCCCTAACTCTTTTGGAATGGTACCAGAGAGATTATTTGAATAAAGATAAAGAGTGGTAAGGTTGGTCAGATCACCCAATGTTTTTGGAATTGAACCACTGAGTTGATTGGTACTCAACGATAGATCCGTCAAATATTTTAGGTTTCCTAACTCTTTTGGAATGGTGCCAGAGAGGTTATTGTTACCAAGGTAGAGTATGGTAATGTTTATGAGATCACCAAGTGATGCTAGAATCGAACCATTGAGTAGATTATAGCTCATTGATAGATTCACAAGTGATTTCAGATTCCCAAATGAAGGAGGAATAACACCAGAAAGATTATTTCTGTAGAGATAGAGAGTGGTAAGGTTGGTCAAATTACCCAATGTTTTTGGAATTGAACCACTGAGTTGATTGGTGTTCAACTCTAGATCCACCAAAGATTTGAGGTTCCCTAACTCTTTTGGAATGGTGCCAGAGAGATTATTTGAATTAAGATAAAGAGTGGTAAGGTTGGTCAGATCACCCAATGTTTTTGAAATTGAACCATTGAGTTGATTGAAGCTCAACCGTAGATCCACCATAGATTTCAGGTTCCCTAGCTCTTTTGGAATGGTGCCAGAGAGATTATTTGAATAAAGATAAAGAGTGGTAAGGTAGGTCAAATCACCCAATGTTTTTGGAATTGATCCACTGAGTCGATTGATGCTCAACTGCAGATCTACCAAAGATTTTAGGTTCCCTAACTCTTTTGGGATGGTGCCAGAGAGGTTATTTTTACCGAGGTAGAGTATGGTAATGTTTATGAGCCCACCAAGTGATGCTGGAATTGAACCATTGAGTAGATTGTAGCTCATTGATAGATTCACAAGTGATTTAAGATTCCCTAATGAAGGAGGAATATCATCAGAAAGATTATTTCTGTGGAGATGGAGAGAGGTAAGATTTCTGAGAAGACCAATTTTTGGTGGAATTCTCCCGGATAACTGGTTATTGGAGAGGTCAAGATGAAAGAGTTTGGAGAGGAAACTGATGTGAGGTGGGATAACATCAAAGAGTTTATTGAAGCTGagatcaagatattcaagacaGGGGAAGGATGAGAATGAAAATTCATGTAGCATACCTTGTATTCCGGAACTGGCAATGGTTATGTTGGTGACTCTTCCAGCAGCATTGCATGAAATACCAGTCCAAATGCATGGGCTTCCGTTTGCTTTGGGGGTGCTGGAAGAATTGGTGGCATTGGTATCAGAACTCTTGGGAAGGTAAATCCAATCCTTGAGCTGGTTATTATGAGAGGTTTGATTTAGAAAGCTGGCTTTCCATTTGAGAAGAGCCTCCGCTTCAGTAGTTGAACTAGCAGAAGCAAAATGTGGAAAGTAATTTTGTGATGAAAGTAGGTGAACGTGCAAGAGAAGACAGTAAATTAAAGGGCATACTCTATCAAAAGTTAAAGATCTCATGGCTCTTGTTTAATTTGTTTGGGTAAACAATGCATGCATGTAATAGCTATTCAACCCAATTAGGCATTATTTATAGGCTTGGTACGCATATCTTATCTTTTGGGTTTAGTTTGGAGTTTCTAATACACTTGATCGAGTCAAAGTCTTCGTCCCTTGTTTCTACAAAGTTAACATTGGAAACAACCCTAGTTGGTTCTTATTTCGAATATCGATCAGGAGTAAAAGGGAAGGAAATGGAACTGATGGAGACACTAATTAATTGACAGTCACTGAGTGAAGATGACCTTTGGACGTCAACTGTGCTACTAGTTCTCGCCTTAACTGATCTTCAATCAAGAATTAACAACGTACATAAATCTTTAGGGTCATCCACTAGAATAAGACGATAAGATTGAATGATTGATGGACTGAAATTTGAGCTATTCTAACAACCTTCGCATAaggttgttttattttttattttagcacTCTGAAATTTAAGGTACATAGTAATTTAAAATGTGGTATAATGTTGTATGTGAATAGACTTAGCGTTTTATGACATTGTATATTGGCTGATTTGCTTAGTTATCCCATATTATCCACCTGTATTGTATTACAGAAGCAACATTGAAGTCAGCTACCGAAAATAATTTGCTTGTTCATCACCTCATAATTTCCTTGTTTTAGTTTTGGGTTATTATCTGAacttatcttctattttatcgatggtacctgaacttcaattttgatcacaaccagtacccaaaCTTTTCGATATCATTTTAAATGGGACCTAAAGCCACCTTcagtcactattccggccaaaaaagccaaatctaaaattaaaaaaaaaaaaaaaaaaacaagttcaaggaaagTCTATtacaaaaaatcatcactactATATATGATTCCAACCCTTGAAaccatcaaaaatcatcactatgatcgcctcccatgctgtttttagtcggaatagtgaccggaggtggctctaggtaccatttaaaatgaaatcgaaaagttcgggtaccggttgtgatcaaaattaaagttcaggtatcatcgataagattgaggtatagttcaggtaccatttgtgataataaccctttagTTTTAGGTCTCCCTGCATTGGTTAATTTTTTACTTGCTGTAGTTGCTATCTTCTccttcatgtactgttctttCTTGACCATGGTGGTTGTGGGTAGGCGAAGACTTCAAAGTCTTCATCCTTGTCAGCTGAAATGTTGtcaatctttttctttcttcttttggcatttttccttttcctttttcttttttactttttcaaacttgttttttttttttttagttgaaggAGGTTAGactttattgataataaaaaaACTTTAGGGTACAAATTTCTCTTCATCTATTACATCTTCTATAAAGAAAGGAGCATGAGACCAATAGAAGTCTAGATCATGTGCAGAAGCATGAGCTGCTAGAAGATGGGCTACCTTATTGGCTTCCCTCCTATCATGAACCAAATGAGAATTTGGAATAGAAGCCAAATCTTCACTGATATCATCATACAGCCTACCAAGAGCTGAAATGTTTTGTGTCCTAGCTTGACACAATTGTTGCTTCAAAGTCAAACTGTGTTTCAAAAATAACAGGATGTAGAGAATGATTGATAACAAAACCAACTGCCTCTCTACAAGCCACCAACTCTGCATGTTCTGCTGAAACAATATGATAGATAACTTTCCCAACAACACCCATATATGTACCAGTATCATCTCGCACAACGAAGCCCACTGTTGCCCTGCCAGTACCGCTATCAAATGCACCATCAAAGTTAATCTTCAACCACCCTTGTGGAGGAGCTTTCCACTTAAGGACCCTTCGCTTAGCCGTCACTTTCTGAAGCTTAGAATTGTGAAAAATGAAGTTGCTTAGCCTTGTAGATGACATAAGAGCAACACCACTTGATGAAGTGAGCTTATTGTCCCAAACCCTCACATTCCTGTCTTTCCAGATACTCCAAATGAAGAATAGAAGTAGAGCAAAAGCTATTTTTGACAATTTTTCCGAGCAAAAATTAAGCCAACTAAGGGCATCTAGATGATCAGAATCCATACCGAAACAGTTTCCACTCAGACTATGGTTTGTAACCATCACTTCTCTAGTGAAAGAGCAATTGCGACACAAATGAATAATTGTTTCATTCTCAGTATTGCAAAGTACACAAACCTGAGATTCCACAGGAACATGCCTAGCAGCCAGTCGGTCCAGTGTTGGAAGAATATTATACCTAATTTTCCAAGCATTCACTTTTGCCGAATTTGGCATTTTAGCTTGCTAGATCTTTTTCCAGACTCGTTGGTTCATTACCACcgaaggaggaagagaagaagctATTTTGGAAAAGGCAAGACGATATGCAGATTTTACCGTAAACATACCTCTTCATTCTAGGTGCCATGAAAGCCTGTCTTCAGGACCTCTAGTGCTCAGAGGAATTGAAAGAATAGCCTCAGCCTCATGATTAACAAAAGAAGCACGCACTTTTTGCTCATTCCACAAGTTAGGAGGAACAATCAGCTCACGAACTAGTTCCACATCATGCTGTAAACCAACAAGGGCTTGTGGTTTATGCGAAGGCAGTGTAGGAATCCAAGAATCATTCCAAACTGACCCACTATCACCATTACCAACCTTCCATAATACACCTTCCTTAAGTAAATCCCGAGTAGCAAATATACTACGCCAAGAGAAAAAAGGAGTTGCATGTTCACTTGCAGTCCAAAAATTCCCATCCGGAAAGTAACGTGCTTTGTATAATTGAGCTATCAAAGAATTCGGATGTGAAACTACACGCCAAGCTTGTTTTGAGAGCATCGACATATTGAATTCATCCAAACTTCTAAAACCCAACCTCCAACTTCTTTA contains these protein-coding regions:
- the LOC112177936 gene encoding MDIS1-interacting receptor like kinase 2-like, whose protein sequence is MDVEISFSILKFDGKTMYEKIVRATKDFDSMYCIGKGEHGTVYKVTLSNANTVAVKKLHLLCDDDENLQNEFLNEIRALTEMRHRNIVKLYGFCSHRRHSFLVYEYLEKGSLATVLTKDEEAKELWWSKRVNIVKGVAHALCYMHHECLPPIVHRDISSKNILLDSEYGAYVSDFGTAKFLNPNSTNWTALAGTYGYVAPELAYTMEVNEKCDVYSFGVVALEIVVGRHPRDLLLSLSLGSSSSSSSAALAAHPMPVLDVLDQRISPPTHQVAGEVLLLMKIAFACLNSCPRSRPTMKQVSQQFETHQRLHLSKPLRMITLSELLALDGLALTI
- the LOC112177937 gene encoding probable leucine-rich repeat receptor-like protein kinase At1g35710, coding for MRSLTFDRVCPLIYCLLLHVHLLSSQNYFPHFASASSTTEAEALLKWKASFLNQTSHNNQLKDWIYLPKSSDTNATNSSSTPKANGSPCIWTGISCNAAGRVTNITIASSGIQGMLHEFSFSSFPCLEYLDLSFNKLFDVIPPHISFLSKLFHLDLSNNQLSGRIPPKIGLLRNLTSLHLHRNNLSDDIPPSLGNLKSLVNLSMSYNLLNGSIPASLGGLINITILYLGKNNLSGTIPKELGNLKSLVDLQLSINRLSGSIPKTLGDLTYLTTLYLYSNNLSGTIPKELGNLKSMVDLRLSFNQLNGSISKTLGDLTNLTTLYLNSNNLSGTIPKELGNLKSLVDLELNTNQLSGSIPKTLGNLTNLTTLYLYRNNLSGVIPPSFGNLKSLVNLSMSYNLLNGSILASLGDLINITILYLGNNNLSGTIPKELGNLKYLTDLSLSTNQLSGSIPKTLGDLTNLTTLYLYSNNLSGTIPKELGNLKSLVNLQLSNNQLSGSIPTALGDLTNLTTLYLYSNNLSGTIPKELGNLKSLVNLQLSTNQLSGSIPTTLGDLTNLMTLYLHSNNLSGTIPKDLGNMKSLVALQLNTNQLSGSIPKTFGDLHNLKNLYLFGNQLSGFIPQNLGNTQKLTVLDLDNNHFSGYLPQNICRARSLIRFTAHNNHLIGPIPKSLKNCTSLFRVRLEGNQLIGNISEDFGVYPSLNFIDVSNNQLYGEISQNWGFCPNLTTLRLAGNKFTGSIPAEIGNATQIHELDLSSNGLVGKIPKEFGGLALMVKLMLDGNQLSGRVPLELKSLIDLEYLDLSANKFNDSIPSFVGDFVKLYYLNLSNNMFGQVHFPTSKHFKLLLQKHCKATTACVAT